From Streptomyces fungicidicus, one genomic window encodes:
- a CDS encoding ABC transporter permease gives MLLHDTALIYGRYLRQSLRSRFALLFGVLMPLLYLLFFGPLLTDLPLGGQGSSWQLLVPGLLLQLGLFGASFSGFMIILEKGQGVVERMRVTPVSRLALLLGRVLRDATVFVFQAVLLVLAALVMGLRAPLAGVLIGFVFVALLTVSLAALSYALAMKVATPQGFGPTVNALTMPSMLLSGLMLPMTLGPGWLDVLSHLMPFRYLVDAVRDAYVGAYATAHMLYGSLVAVALTLIAVTVGTRVFRTAGA, from the coding sequence GTGCTGCTCCACGACACCGCGCTCATCTACGGGCGCTATCTGCGACAGTCCCTGCGGTCCCGCTTCGCGCTGCTCTTCGGCGTGCTGATGCCGCTGCTGTACCTGCTGTTCTTCGGTCCGCTGCTGACCGATCTGCCGCTCGGCGGGCAGGGCAGCTCCTGGCAGCTGCTGGTCCCCGGACTGCTGCTGCAACTCGGCCTGTTCGGCGCCTCGTTCTCCGGCTTCATGATCATTCTCGAGAAGGGGCAGGGGGTGGTCGAGCGGATGCGGGTCACTCCCGTCAGCCGCCTCGCCCTGCTGCTGGGCCGGGTCCTGCGGGACGCCACCGTGTTCGTCTTCCAGGCGGTGCTGCTGGTCCTGGCGGCGCTGGTGATGGGGCTGCGGGCCCCCCTGGCCGGTGTGCTGATCGGCTTCGTCTTCGTCGCCCTGCTGACCGTGTCGCTGGCCGCGCTGTCCTACGCGCTCGCCATGAAGGTCGCGACCCCGCAGGGCTTCGGGCCGACGGTCAACGCGCTGACCATGCCGTCCATGCTGCTGTCGGGCCTCATGCTGCCGATGACGCTCGGCCCCGGCTGGCTCGACGTCCTGTCACACCTGATGCCGTTCCGCTACCTGGTGGACGCGGTGCGGGACGCCTACGTCGGCGCGTACGCGACGGCGCACATGCTGTACGGCTCGCTGGTGGCCGTCGCGCTCACCCTGATCGCCGTGACAGTGGGCACACGCGTCTTCCGGACGGCCGGAGCGTAA
- a CDS encoding ABC transporter ATP-binding protein — MTIISTAGLARTFQTKRGPVDAVRGIDLTVREGEILGFLGPNGAGKTTTLRMLTTLLAPTGGAATVAGYDLATEPDAVRRVCGYVAQSGGVDPQITVREELVTQGRLYRLTRARAAERAEELAADLDLTGLLDRKCATLSGGQRRRLDIAMALTHRPKVLFLDEPTTGLDPGSRADLWELVRRLRDEHRTTVFLTTHYLDEADALADRLVIVDGGAVVAEGTPDALKLRYGGSADASLQDTFLAITGRDTSPADAAPVAV, encoded by the coding sequence ATGACCATCATCAGTACGGCCGGTCTGGCCCGTACCTTCCAGACGAAACGCGGCCCGGTGGACGCGGTGCGCGGCATCGACCTGACCGTCCGCGAAGGGGAGATCCTCGGCTTCCTCGGCCCCAACGGAGCCGGCAAGACCACCACCCTGCGGATGCTCACCACCCTGCTCGCGCCGACCGGGGGCGCGGCCACCGTCGCCGGTTACGACCTCGCGACCGAACCGGACGCGGTGCGGCGCGTCTGCGGCTACGTGGCGCAGTCCGGCGGCGTCGATCCCCAGATCACCGTGCGGGAGGAACTCGTCACCCAAGGGAGGCTCTACCGGCTCACCCGGGCCCGCGCGGCCGAGCGCGCCGAGGAGCTGGCCGCCGACCTGGACCTGACCGGGCTGCTCGACCGCAAGTGCGCCACCCTCTCGGGCGGGCAGCGGCGCCGCCTGGACATCGCGATGGCGCTCACCCACCGCCCGAAGGTGCTGTTCCTGGACGAACCGACGACCGGCCTCGATCCCGGCAGCCGCGCCGACCTCTGGGAACTGGTGCGCAGACTGCGCGACGAGCACCGCACCACCGTCTTCCTGACCACCCACTACCTCGACGAGGCGGACGCGCTCGCGGACCGGCTGGTGATCGTCGACGGCGGCGCCGTCGTCGCCGAGGGCACCCCGGACGCCCTGAAGCTGCGGTACGGCGGCTCGGCCGACGCCTCCCTCCAGGACACCTTCCTCGCCATCACCGGCCGCGACACCTCGCCGGCCGACGCCGCCCCCGTAGCCGTATAG
- a CDS encoding TetR/AcrR family transcriptional regulator translates to MAEGLRERKKRETRQRISDIATGLFLEHGFVTVTMAEVAEAADVSVNTVYNYFPAKEDLFFDRSSGVVDQLARWVRARDTGESAARAVLRELRADIEAVSPRVGLMEGYDRFMRVIHDSPQLRSRLWSLQQEVQDNLEAALREETDAASGDPLPGLVAGQICWIHSTVFTAIGREMVKGRAPAEVSREMLALVDDIEELLGDRVLGYAVRG, encoded by the coding sequence ATGGCAGAGGGGCTCAGGGAGCGCAAGAAGCGTGAGACCAGGCAGCGGATCTCGGACATCGCCACCGGGCTCTTCCTGGAGCACGGCTTCGTGACCGTGACGATGGCGGAGGTGGCGGAGGCCGCCGACGTGTCCGTGAACACGGTCTACAACTACTTCCCCGCCAAGGAGGACCTCTTCTTCGACCGCTCCAGCGGCGTCGTCGACCAGCTCGCCCGCTGGGTCCGCGCCCGTGACACGGGCGAGTCCGCGGCCCGGGCGGTCCTGCGCGAACTGCGCGCCGACATCGAGGCGGTGTCGCCCCGGGTCGGCCTGATGGAGGGCTACGACCGCTTCATGCGGGTGATCCACGACTCCCCGCAGCTGCGCTCCCGCCTCTGGAGCCTGCAGCAGGAGGTCCAGGACAACCTGGAGGCGGCGCTCAGGGAGGAGACGGACGCCGCGTCCGGCGATCCGCTGCCGGGGCTGGTGGCCGGTCAGATCTGCTGGATCCACAGCACGGTGTTCACCGCGATCGGCCGGGAGATGGTCAAGGGCCGCGCGCCGGCCGAGGTGTCGCGCGAGATGCTCGCGCTGGTCGACGACATCGAGGAACTGCTCGGCGACCGGGTGCTCGGTTACGCGGTGCGCGGCTGA
- a CDS encoding D-Ala-D-Ala carboxypeptidase family metallohydrolase: MLRRATRTLLSIVMVMAGTVLGVGATAGTAQADTCYTWNRTLSQGSSGSDVTQLQIRVAGWVTSGERLAYDGSYGARTAAAVKKFQAAYGLAADGVAGPATFSKIYALQDADCTPVHFSYSELNKCNSDWSGGAVSAATAKSNALKTMWKLEAMRHALGDVPINISSGFRSYACNNAVGGASSSRHLYGDAADLVGSPSFCTLARQSRVHGFSEILGPGYPGHNDHTHVAFDPSPYWSAPSCGI, translated from the coding sequence ATGCTCAGACGCGCAACACGCACCCTTCTTTCCATTGTCATGGTCATGGCTGGCACGGTCCTGGGTGTCGGCGCCACGGCGGGAACCGCCCAGGCCGACACCTGCTACACCTGGAACCGCACCCTGTCCCAGGGTTCCTCCGGCAGCGATGTGACGCAGCTGCAGATCCGGGTGGCCGGCTGGGTGACCTCGGGCGAACGGCTCGCGTACGACGGCAGCTACGGCGCCCGCACCGCGGCGGCCGTCAAGAAGTTCCAGGCGGCCTACGGACTGGCCGCCGACGGCGTCGCGGGCCCCGCGACCTTCAGCAAGATCTACGCGCTGCAGGACGCCGACTGCACGCCCGTCCACTTCAGCTACTCCGAGCTCAACAAGTGCAACTCCGACTGGTCGGGCGGCGCGGTCTCGGCGGCCACCGCCAAGTCGAACGCCCTGAAGACCATGTGGAAGCTGGAGGCGATGCGGCACGCCCTCGGTGACGTGCCGATCAACATCTCCAGCGGCTTCCGCTCCTACGCCTGCAACAACGCGGTCGGCGGCGCGTCCAGCAGCCGTCACCTCTACGGCGACGCGGCCGACCTCGTCGGCTCGCCGAGCTTCTGCACCCTGGCCCGCCAGTCCCGCGTCCACGGCTTCTCCGAGATCCTGGGCCCGGGCTACCCCGGCCACAACGACCACACCCACGTGGCCTTCGACCCGTCCCCGTACTGGTCCGCGCCCTCCTGCGGGATCTGA
- a CDS encoding 3-hydroxyacyl-CoA dehydrogenase family protein, giving the protein MAGKLAVIGAGLMGSGIAQVSAQAGWDVVLRDVTDEALTRGTDGIKASYDKFVSKGRLEAHDADAALARITATTDLDACADADVVVEAVFEKLEVKHEIFRALDKIVREDAVLASNTSAIPITKIAAVTEHPERVVGAHFFSPVPMMQLCELVRGYKTSDETLARTREFAESVGKTCIVVNRDVAGFVTTRLIAALVVEAAKLYESGVASAEDIDLACKLGFGHAMGPLATADLTGVDILLHATDNIYTESQDEKFAAPELMRRMVDAGDIGRKSGQGFYGH; this is encoded by the coding sequence GTGGCTGGGAAGCTCGCCGTCATCGGGGCCGGTCTCATGGGGTCCGGAATCGCCCAGGTCTCCGCGCAAGCGGGCTGGGACGTCGTACTGCGGGACGTCACCGACGAGGCGCTCACGCGCGGTACCGACGGGATCAAGGCGTCGTACGACAAGTTCGTGAGCAAGGGCAGGCTGGAGGCGCACGACGCCGACGCCGCCCTGGCCCGGATCACCGCGACCACCGACCTGGACGCCTGCGCGGACGCCGACGTCGTCGTCGAGGCCGTGTTCGAGAAGCTCGAGGTCAAGCACGAGATCTTCCGGGCCCTCGACAAGATCGTGCGGGAGGACGCCGTCCTCGCCTCCAACACCTCCGCCATCCCGATCACCAAGATCGCGGCCGTGACGGAGCACCCGGAGCGGGTCGTCGGCGCCCACTTCTTCTCCCCGGTCCCGATGATGCAGCTGTGCGAACTGGTCCGCGGCTACAAGACCAGCGACGAAACCCTCGCCAGGACCCGCGAGTTCGCCGAGTCGGTCGGCAAGACCTGCATCGTCGTCAACCGCGACGTCGCCGGCTTCGTCACCACCCGCCTCATCGCCGCCCTCGTCGTCGAGGCCGCCAAGCTCTACGAGTCGGGCGTGGCGAGCGCCGAGGACATCGACCTCGCCTGCAAGCTGGGCTTCGGCCACGCCATGGGACCGCTGGCCACCGCCGACCTCACCGGCGTCGACATCCTGCTGCACGCCACCGACAACATCTACACCGAGTCCCAGGACGAGAAGTTCGCCGCTCCCGAGCTGATGCGCCGGATGGTTGACGCCGGTGACATCGGCCGCAAGAGCGGGCAGGGCTTCTACGGGCACTGA
- a CDS encoding STAS domain-containing protein → MYIRGDQAELVVGGRLDVRSAADARTVLHSAVDDGVGDLVLDLSDLDSWDATGLGVIMGAHRRAGRCGRRLVLRDVPPQMQRLLVATRLHRILAIEGGIGVDTLPRV, encoded by the coding sequence ATGTACATCAGGGGCGACCAAGCCGAACTGGTCGTCGGGGGCCGCCTCGACGTCCGCAGCGCGGCGGACGCCCGTACGGTCCTGCACTCGGCGGTCGACGACGGAGTCGGCGACCTGGTGCTGGACCTGTCCGACCTGGACTCCTGGGACGCCACCGGACTCGGTGTGATCATGGGGGCCCACCGGCGGGCCGGCCGCTGCGGCCGGCGCCTGGTGCTGCGCGACGTGCCGCCGCAGATGCAGCGCCTGTTGGTGGCCACCCGGCTGCACCGGATCCTGGCCATCGAGGGAGGCATCGGGGTGGACACACTGCCCCGCGTATGA
- a CDS encoding ATP-binding protein — MDPNNPGPEEYGREGDGPAPRPRPPRESLTSDFGQHAPALARTVQLVSGDFLLTVNPVDGSEIEPCPPAERPARPVKLTEAERAEAERAARPPVPPGPAQPVLPLLARQDEREKLVRLLARGRSVRLTGPAGSGRTRLLDTVAEDCADLAPDGVVRLNGLRRSADDLLHDLFYAVHDAPLHRPDRDELVGHVREIGAVVVLDDLEFGGAALDGLLDATPECAFLLGATPDVPEPSADAGVEEVVLEGLDRAAGLDLLERAVGRALTEDESNWAGDLWFESEGLPLRFVQAGALLRQRDRLRAGADAVDEFGVFEDVWPSDTPQDAVEADEVPLPSLGEAAAPAPLLASRLSASARATLRFAVALGGEVPHQAHLPALVGDTHADAALGELAVCGLVSPVGSRYRLAAGVPAQLEAAGYADDAEEQARAAAEHYAWWAGHPSVTPERVCAEADAVLAALTVLSPLAPDAAEDEQGTAVRLARAAAPAFASGLYWGAWERALRAGAEAARLAGDVPEQAYFHHELGIHALCAGQLDRSRAELEASIALRGALADKRGTVAGRRALALVADRSGVPLALMPTAGEEVPEAQYEESAPPPRGAPTAFPELQPPSETGLVVHRTVPSPVAPPAKAGGGLKGLARRNLVAAGAGALLVAVLGTVVTLGATSENDAGTPSENVGVNPSASQGVDDGSLGADPAAGDDTGDTGEATSRPTDPGPDGTPGTADDPTPTPTSSGGASDGPGGPTEPDDPTESPSKSPSKSPTSKPTTPKPPTSSGTTTPEPTETETTPEPTETETTPPEEPSTTDTASGPASSAPVETSASAPQGGDTGPSGGPEQVI; from the coding sequence ATGGACCCGAACAACCCGGGACCCGAGGAGTACGGCCGGGAAGGTGACGGTCCAGCGCCGCGCCCGCGTCCTCCCAGGGAATCCCTCACTTCCGACTTCGGACAGCACGCGCCCGCGCTCGCCCGCACCGTGCAGCTCGTCTCCGGCGACTTCCTGCTGACCGTCAACCCCGTCGACGGCAGCGAGATCGAGCCCTGCCCGCCCGCCGAACGGCCGGCCCGCCCCGTGAAGCTGACCGAGGCCGAGCGCGCCGAGGCGGAGCGCGCCGCCAGGCCGCCCGTCCCGCCCGGCCCCGCGCAGCCCGTGCTGCCGTTGCTGGCCCGTCAGGACGAGCGCGAGAAGCTGGTCCGGCTGCTCGCCCGCGGCCGCTCCGTACGCCTCACCGGCCCCGCCGGCTCCGGCCGCACCCGGCTCCTCGACACCGTCGCCGAGGACTGCGCGGACCTCGCCCCCGACGGCGTCGTCCGGCTGAACGGCCTCCGCCGCTCCGCCGACGACCTGCTGCACGACCTCTTCTACGCCGTCCACGACGCGCCCCTGCACCGCCCGGACCGGGACGAACTCGTCGGCCACGTCCGGGAGATCGGCGCCGTCGTCGTCCTCGACGACCTGGAGTTCGGCGGCGCCGCCCTGGACGGGCTGCTGGACGCCACCCCCGAGTGCGCCTTCCTGCTCGGCGCCACCCCCGACGTGCCCGAGCCGTCCGCCGACGCCGGCGTCGAGGAGGTCGTCCTCGAGGGTCTCGACCGTGCGGCCGGACTCGACCTGCTGGAGCGCGCCGTCGGCCGCGCCCTCACCGAGGACGAGTCGAACTGGGCCGGCGACCTCTGGTTCGAGTCCGAGGGCCTGCCGCTGCGCTTCGTCCAGGCCGGCGCCCTGCTGCGGCAGCGCGACCGGCTCCGGGCCGGCGCGGACGCCGTCGACGAGTTCGGCGTCTTCGAGGACGTATGGCCCTCCGACACGCCCCAGGACGCGGTGGAGGCCGACGAGGTCCCGCTGCCCTCGCTCGGCGAGGCCGCCGCGCCCGCCCCGCTGCTCGCCTCCCGGCTCAGCGCCTCCGCCCGCGCCACCCTGCGGTTCGCCGTCGCGCTCGGCGGTGAGGTGCCCCACCAGGCGCACCTGCCCGCCCTGGTGGGCGACACCCACGCCGACGCCGCCCTCGGCGAACTGGCCGTCTGCGGACTGGTCTCCCCGGTCGGCTCCCGCTACCGGCTCGCCGCCGGGGTGCCCGCCCAGCTGGAGGCCGCCGGCTACGCCGACGACGCCGAGGAGCAGGCCCGCGCCGCGGCCGAGCACTACGCCTGGTGGGCCGGGCACCCCTCGGTCACCCCGGAGCGGGTGTGCGCCGAGGCGGACGCGGTGCTCGCCGCCCTCACCGTGCTGTCGCCGCTCGCCCCGGACGCCGCCGAGGACGAGCAGGGCACCGCCGTCCGGCTGGCCCGCGCCGCCGCGCCCGCGTTCGCCTCGGGCCTGTACTGGGGCGCCTGGGAGCGGGCGCTGCGGGCCGGCGCGGAGGCCGCCCGGCTCGCCGGGGACGTGCCGGAGCAGGCCTACTTCCACCACGAGCTCGGCATCCACGCGCTGTGCGCCGGACAGCTCGACCGGTCGCGCGCCGAACTGGAGGCGTCCATCGCGCTGCGCGGCGCCCTCGCCGACAAGCGCGGCACCGTCGCGGGCCGCCGTGCGCTGGCCCTCGTCGCCGACCGCTCCGGCGTCCCGCTGGCGCTGATGCCGACCGCGGGGGAGGAGGTGCCCGAGGCCCAGTACGAGGAGTCGGCCCCGCCGCCCCGCGGGGCGCCGACGGCCTTCCCCGAGCTCCAGCCGCCCTCCGAGACCGGCCTGGTCGTCCACCGCACGGTGCCGTCCCCGGTCGCGCCGCCGGCGAAGGCGGGCGGTGGGCTGAAGGGCCTGGCCCGGCGCAATCTGGTGGCGGCCGGCGCCGGCGCGCTGCTCGTCGCCGTCCTTGGCACGGTGGTCACGCTCGGCGCCACGTCGGAGAACGACGCCGGCACCCCGTCCGAGAACGTCGGCGTCAACCCGTCCGCCAGCCAGGGCGTCGACGACGGCAGCCTCGGCGCCGACCCGGCGGCCGGTGACGACACCGGCGACACCGGCGAGGCCACCAGCCGGCCGACCGACCCGGGCCCGGACGGCACACCGGGCACCGCGGACGACCCGACCCCGACGCCCACCTCCTCGGGCGGGGCGTCGGACGGGCCGGGCGGGCCGACGGAACCGGACGACCCGACCGAGTCGCCGTCCAAGTCGCCTTCGAAGTCGCCGACCTCGAAGCCCACGACACCCAAGCCGCCCACGTCTTCCGGCACCACCACGCCGGAGCCGACCGAGACCGAGACCACGCCGGAGCCGACCGAGACGGAGACCACGCCGCCGGAGGAACCGTCCACCACCGACACCGCGAGCGGCCCCGCCTCGTCCGCTCCGGTGGAGACGAGCGCGAGCGCCCCGCAGGGCGGCGACACCGGCCCGTCCGGCGGTCCGGAGCAGGTGATCTGA
- the nucS gene encoding endonuclease NucS: MRLVIARCSVDYAGRLTAHLPSAPRLILVKADGSVSIHADDRAYKPLNWMSPPCTLKEGAGEEEGVWTVVNKAGEKLIITMEEVLHDSSHELGVDPGLIKDGVEAHLQELLADRIEILGEGYTLVRREYMTAIGPVDILCRDAEGRTVAVEIKRRGEIDGVEQLTRYLELLNRDPHLAPVRGVFAAQEIKPQARVLATDRGIGCQVLDYDAMRGIEDDKLRLF; encoded by the coding sequence ATGCGTCTCGTCATTGCCCGCTGCTCCGTGGACTACGCCGGGCGGCTCACCGCGCACCTGCCGTCGGCACCCCGTCTGATCCTGGTCAAGGCGGACGGCAGCGTCTCGATCCACGCCGACGACCGGGCCTACAAGCCCCTGAACTGGATGTCGCCCCCCTGCACACTGAAGGAGGGCGCCGGCGAGGAGGAGGGCGTCTGGACCGTCGTCAACAAGGCGGGCGAGAAGCTCATCATCACGATGGAGGAAGTCCTCCACGACTCCTCGCACGAACTGGGCGTCGACCCCGGCCTGATCAAGGACGGCGTGGAAGCGCACCTCCAGGAACTGCTCGCCGATCGCATCGAGATCCTGGGCGAGGGCTACACCCTCGTCCGCCGCGAGTACATGACGGCGATCGGACCGGTCGACATCCTGTGCCGGGACGCCGAGGGGCGGACCGTCGCGGTGGAGATCAAGCGGCGCGGCGAGATCGACGGCGTCGAGCAGCTCACGCGCTATCTGGAGCTGCTGAACCGCGATCCCCATCTGGCGCCGGTGCGGGGCGTGTTCGCCGCGCAGGAGATCAAGCCGCAGGCACGGGTCCTGGCGACGGACCGGGGCATCGGCTGCCAGGTCCTCGACTACGACGCGATGCGCGGCATCGAGGACGACAAGCTGCGCCTGTTCTGA
- a CDS encoding SCO5389 family protein, whose product MSLDVSPALLEQAERGEVDEAEFVDCVRTSLPFAWEMISSLVAQLKVDGGPFADNQTPPPDEQARGQLLRALASDAIRGALQRHFGVRLAFQNCHRVAVFPLDSSVDEKLARFTSVRSQVLNQSAELRDC is encoded by the coding sequence ATGTCGCTCGACGTCTCACCGGCCCTACTCGAACAGGCCGAGCGAGGCGAGGTCGACGAAGCTGAATTCGTCGACTGCGTCCGGACCTCCCTGCCCTTCGCATGGGAGATGATCAGCTCCCTGGTGGCCCAGCTGAAGGTGGACGGCGGACCCTTCGCCGACAACCAGACGCCCCCGCCGGACGAGCAGGCACGCGGTCAGCTGCTGCGTGCGCTCGCGAGTGACGCGATACGCGGTGCGCTGCAACGGCACTTCGGTGTACGGCTGGCCTTCCAGAACTGCCACCGGGTGGCCGTGTTCCCGCTTGACTCCTCGGTCGACGAGAAGCTGGCCCGCTTCACCTCGGTGCGCAGTCAGGTGCTCAACCAGTCGGCGGAGCTCCGCGACTGCTGA
- a CDS encoding LLM class flavin-dependent oxidoreductase, which produces MRVGSFVLAAQFPGQGEGEALHRAVRSAEVAEEAGLDTVWLAEHHFVPYGTCPSAVTLAALLLGRTRRLRVGTAVSVLPTVHPVALGEQAALLHLTSGGRFSLGLGRGGPWVDLEVFGAGLEAYESGFPESLDLLVRWLREPSVAADGERFRFREVPVVPRPSEDLDEAEGPEVVVACTSPASVRLAAERGLPMLLGMHIGDEEKAEMVALWRSHARACGRPAREIHGAGHVSAGVCQIADRRTDAAETLLKAMPGWLRQGLEAHVTVDGRERRMRDPLAYTELLCGLHPVGTPRLCADRLAATSERTGISRFALLVEGSGDLAATEENVRRLGAEVLPRLA; this is translated from the coding sequence ATGCGCGTTGGAAGTTTCGTGTTGGCCGCCCAGTTCCCCGGGCAGGGCGAGGGGGAGGCGCTGCACCGCGCGGTCCGCTCGGCCGAGGTCGCCGAGGAGGCCGGGCTCGACACGGTCTGGCTGGCCGAACACCACTTCGTGCCCTACGGCACCTGCCCGTCGGCCGTCACCCTGGCCGCGCTGCTGCTCGGCCGCACCCGCCGGCTGCGGGTCGGCACGGCGGTCAGCGTGCTGCCCACCGTCCACCCCGTGGCCCTCGGCGAACAGGCCGCGCTGCTGCACCTCACGAGCGGCGGCCGGTTCTCGCTGGGCCTCGGGCGCGGCGGGCCGTGGGTCGACCTGGAGGTGTTCGGGGCCGGACTGGAGGCGTACGAGAGCGGGTTCCCGGAATCACTCGATCTGCTGGTGCGCTGGCTGCGCGAGCCGTCCGTCGCGGCCGACGGCGAGCGGTTCCGCTTCCGTGAGGTGCCCGTCGTCCCGCGCCCGTCGGAGGACCTGGACGAGGCGGAGGGCCCCGAGGTCGTGGTCGCCTGCACCTCCCCGGCGAGCGTGCGGCTGGCCGCCGAGCGCGGACTGCCGATGCTGCTCGGGATGCACATCGGGGACGAGGAGAAGGCCGAGATGGTCGCCCTGTGGCGGAGCCACGCGCGCGCCTGCGGGCGGCCGGCGCGGGAGATCCACGGCGCGGGCCATGTCTCGGCCGGTGTCTGCCAGATCGCGGACCGGCGCACGGACGCGGCGGAGACGCTGCTGAAGGCGATGCCCGGCTGGCTGAGGCAGGGGCTGGAGGCCCATGTCACGGTCGACGGCCGGGAGCGGCGGATGCGCGACCCGCTGGCGTACACCGAACTGCTCTGCGGGCTGCACCCGGTGGGCACCCCGCGGCTGTGCGCCGACCGGCTCGCCGCGACCAGCGAGCGCACCGGCATCTCCCGCTTCGCCCTGCTCGTCGAGGGTTCCGGCGATCTGGCGGCGACGGAGGAGAACGTACGCCGGCTCGGGGCCGAGGTGCTGCCCCGGCTGGCCTGA
- a CDS encoding ATP/GTP-binding protein, with translation MSPRRNRPNGTGSSGPSAEDDRSGRYGGWQSTESWRGEEWSVRHVAGASAHGKAYRCPGCDQLIPDGVPHVVAWPEHAGVDDRRHWHKACWNAKDRRTTRVQRSRNAPRF, from the coding sequence GTGTCCCCGCGTCGCAACCGACCCAACGGAACCGGTTCGTCCGGCCCGAGCGCCGAGGACGACCGTTCCGGCCGCTACGGCGGCTGGCAGTCCACGGAGAGCTGGCGGGGCGAGGAGTGGAGCGTGCGTCACGTGGCGGGCGCCAGCGCCCACGGCAAGGCCTACCGCTGCCCCGGCTGCGACCAGTTGATCCCGGACGGTGTGCCGCACGTGGTGGCCTGGCCCGAGCACGCGGGCGTCGACGACCGCCGGCACTGGCACAAGGCGTGCTGGAACGCCAAGGACCGCCGCACCACGCGGGTGCAGCGGTCCCGGAACGCGCCGAGGTTCTGA
- a CDS encoding ABC transporter permease subunit — protein sequence MSTPPPPMPQTAAPDWQASAGAPQPGYTSPIPVVRTHLGHALVSEWTKIKSVRSTVWTLGVFALLVLGIGTLTGLVVSSSDPDLGGESPLALGFFGLLLGAMCIITLGVLTTASEYGTGMIRTTMVACPSRARVLTAKALVFFLIAFVVTLVCATLVGFLHVALLESHNATAPSGEEWLKGTVGVSLYVALLGTLSLAIGSIIRHSAGAITLMIGAVLAPLVIALFMFSSSLQDVQQALFEYSIPNQMSIFYANSLTESGPSGWDPLWIMLVAAAAALAGAFALLEKRDV from the coding sequence ATGAGCACGCCCCCGCCCCCGATGCCGCAGACCGCCGCACCCGACTGGCAGGCGTCCGCCGGCGCCCCGCAGCCCGGTTACACCTCGCCGATCCCGGTGGTGCGCACCCACCTCGGGCACGCGCTCGTCTCCGAATGGACGAAGATCAAGTCCGTGCGCTCGACGGTGTGGACGCTGGGCGTGTTCGCGCTGCTGGTCCTCGGCATCGGCACGCTGACCGGCCTGGTGGTGTCGAGCTCCGACCCCGACCTGGGCGGCGAGAGCCCGCTGGCCCTCGGCTTCTTCGGACTGCTGCTCGGCGCGATGTGCATCATCACGCTGGGCGTGCTGACGACCGCCTCGGAGTACGGCACCGGCATGATCCGCACCACGATGGTCGCCTGCCCGTCGCGCGCCCGCGTGCTCACGGCGAAGGCCCTGGTGTTCTTCCTGATCGCCTTCGTGGTCACCCTGGTCTGCGCCACGCTGGTCGGCTTCCTGCACGTGGCGCTGCTGGAGAGCCACAACGCCACGGCGCCGTCCGGCGAGGAGTGGCTGAAGGGCACCGTCGGCGTCTCGCTCTACGTCGCGCTGCTCGGCACGCTGTCGCTGGCGATCGGGTCGATCATCCGGCACTCGGCGGGCGCCATCACCCTCATGATCGGTGCCGTGCTCGCCCCGCTGGTGATCGCGCTGTTCATGTTCTCGTCCTCGCTGCAGGACGTGCAGCAGGCGCTGTTCGAGTACTCCATCCCGAACCAGATGAGCATCTTCTACGCCAACTCCCTGACGGAGTCCGGCCCGTCCGGCTGGGACCCGCTGTGGATCATGCTGGTCGCCGCGGCGGCCGCGCTCGCCGGCGCCTTCGCCCTGCTGGAGAAGCGGGACGTGTAA